One genomic window of Anoplolepis gracilipes chromosome 5, ASM4749672v1, whole genome shotgun sequence includes the following:
- the March6 gene encoding E3 ubiquitin-protein ligase MARCH6, whose protein sequence is MTEDMLGADICRVCRSEGLADRPLFHPCICTGSIKWIHQECLVQWMRYSRKEYCELCGYRFSFTPIYSPDMPRRLPLRDVVGGLFSSIVTAVKYWLHYTLVAIAWLGIVPLTACRTYRALFSGPLDLVRIMSLPMDMLSTENISSDVFHGCFVVTCTLFAFIGLVWLREQILHAGGPDWLERDNVQLPPVDNPPQANVQQPQQPQEQQRAMPQEVQDNNNVPPFVDPPILQEGELHNEDQRPAYQEAAENLANIPRIVLVEPEGLMRDVQAPPAPPLPIRDELGADGAQVNAAGGERWPRGHAVQAHVVAQAQGEAEEANWNPMEWDRPAEELTWERLLGLDGSLVFLEHVFWVVSLNTLFIMVFAFCPYHIGHFTIAGLGLQEHAAASHFEGLVTTLCGYCVIGVCLVVLHTLAALLGFQRSQRILGLCYVIVKVSLLSVVEIGVLPLVCGWWLDICSLAMFDATLRDRESSFRLAPGTSMFIHWLVGMVYIYYFASFILLLREVLRPGVLWFLRNLNDPDFSPIQEMIHLPILRHVRRLVASAIIFGTAILLMLWLPVKILRWAWPGFLPYTVTVQSEAQVSELSLELLLLQVILPALLEQSHTRTWLKALVRAWCRVVAWMLDLQSYLLRDQADDPGLAVIEEPQHPDLGAAHQALLQREGPTGFQPYTRPRWFPARLVGLLFCVCVSLVIASLVAMTLPVWLGRRVMALWMVGAPAPSPPVLPPAVTGSDGGETVGPLSGRVHEVYTVACGTYVCWAAARGLALAFSWLPRGRRAIIDRIKHWAILGVKASVAFVLLVGVIPLLFGLLLELVVVVPLRVPLEQNPILFIWQDWALGVLYTKIATAVTMMGPDWRIRLAIERAYNDGIREMDLKFVVKELAAPVICCFGLALAVPYAVAYGIVPLFVTNLQTQILIARRLYPFLLLVNLICVVIYFQIRQFKKLYEHIKNDKYLVGQRLVNYEHRNKSQQHQSQRSS, encoded by the exons ATGACGGAGGACATGTTAGGTGCAGATATTTGCAGGGTCTGTCGATCCGAAGGCCTCGCAGACAGACCCCTGTTTCATCCTTGCATTTGCACGGGTAGTATCAAATGGATCCATCAAGAATGCCTGGTTCAATGGATGCGTTACTCGCGTAAAGAGTACTGCGAGCTCTGCGGTTACCGTTTCTCATTCACACCTATATATAGTCCAGACATGCCGCGCCGTTTACCGCTAAGAGATGTCGTAGGTGGGCTATTTTCGAGTATTGTCACTGCTGTAAAGTACTGGTTACATTATACCCTGGTGGCGATCGCTTGGCTAGGAATCGTTCCTTTAACCGCTTGTCGCACGTACAGAGCCCTTTTCAGCGGTCCACTTGATTTAGTCCGA ATAATGTCGTTACCGATGGATATGCTCTCCACCGAAAATATATCATCGGACGTATTTCACGGTTGTTTTGTAGTTACTTGCACCTTATTTGCTTTCATCGGTTTAGTATGGTTACGCGAACAGATTTTACACGCGGGTGGTCCTGATTGGCTCGAAAGAGACAACGTACAATTGCCCCCGGTCGACAATCCACCGCAAGCGAATGTACAACAGCCACAGCAACCTCAAGAACAACAACGTGCTATGCCGCAAGAAGTTCAGGATAACAATAATGTCCCTCCTTTTGTTGATCCACCTATTTTACAAGAGGGAGAGTTACATAATGAAG ATCAGCGTCCTGCGTATCAAGAAGCGGCGGAAAACTTGGCTAATATTCCACGAATTGTTCTTGTCGAGCCGGAGGGTCTAATGAGAGATGTACAAGCACCTCCCGCACCACCACTTCCAATTAGAGACGAACTTGGCGCGGACGGCGCACAGGTGAACGCTGCAGGTGGTGAACGTTGGCCGAGAGGGCACGCGGTACAAGCACACGTGGTAGCACAAGCGCAGGGTGAAGCTGAGGAAGCTAATTGGAATCCTATGGAGTGGGATAGACCTGCTGAGGAACTAACGTGGGAACGTCTCTTAGGATTGGATGGGTCTCTCGTCTTTCTCGAACATGTCTTCTGGGTTGTATCcctaaatactttatttatcatG gtATTTGCTTTCTGCCCCTATCATATCGGTCATTTCACGATAGCGGGTTTAGGGTTACAGGAACACGCGGCGGCGTCACACTTTGAAGGTTTGGTGACAACGTTGTGCGGTTATTGCGTTATCGGAGTTTGTCTAGTGGTCCTCCATACTCTTGCCGCTCTATTAGGCTTTCAGCGTTCCCAACGAATCTTGGGACTTTGCTACGTTATCGTCAAAGTCTCTTTGCTCTCCGTCGTTGAGATTGGCGTACTTCCATTAGTTTGCGGCTGGTGGTTGGATATTTGCTCATTGGCGATGTTTGACGCCACACTTCGAGATCGAGAATCCTCGTTCAGACTCGCTCCCGGCACGTCTATGTTCATTCATTGGCTAGTAGGAATggtctatatatattacttcgcGTCGTTTATCCTTCTCTTACGTGAAGTTTTACGACCCGGAGTTCTTTGGTTCCTCCGAAATTTGAACGATCCTGATTTCTCCCCTATACAAGAGATGATACATCTTCCCATATTGCGACACGTACGGCGACTAGTCGCGTCCGCAATCATATTTGGCACGGCTATTTTACTCATGTTGTGGCTGCCTGTGAAAATTCTAAGATGGGCCTGGCCAGGATTTTTGCCCTATACTGTGACCGTACAAAGTGAAGCTcag GTCAGCGAACTTTCATTGGAACTGCTTCTACTGCAAGTGATCCTTCCCGCATTATTAGAACAATCGCATACGCGTACATGGTTAAAGGCTCTAGTGAGAGCGTGGTGTCGCGTGGTAGCGTGGATGTTAGACCTGCAGTCGTACTTGTTGCGTGATCAAGCAGATGATCCGGGATTGGCGGTCATCGAAGAACCACAACATCCGGACTTGGGCGCCGCGCATCAAGCATTATTGCAGCGGGAAGGACCTACAGGATTTCAACCTTACACTAGGCCACGATGGTTTCCTGCGCGATTGGTCGGACTTTTGTTCTGCGTTTGCGTATCCCTCGTGATCGCCAGTCTAGTCGCTATGACGTTACCTGTATGGCTTGGACGTAGAGTGATGGCGTTGTGGATGGTAGGAGCACCTGCTCCGTCGCCGCCTGTTTTACCGCCTGCGGTGACCGGTTCCG ATGGTGGTGAGACTGTAGGCCCTCTCTCTGGAAGAGTACACGAAGTGTACACGGTAGCGTGTGGGACATACGTGTGTTGGGCTGCGGCGCGAGGTTTAGCGCTGGCCTTCTCCTGGTTACCTCGTGGCCGCAGAGCTATCATTGACCGAATTAAACACTGGGCGATCTTGGGCGTGAAAGCTTCGGTGGCATTTGTGCTGCTTGTCGGTGTTATACCGCTTTTATTCGGTCTTCTTCTCGAGTTAGTGGTGGTGGTGCCGTTGCGCGTCCCGTTGGAGCAAAATCCCATCTTATTCATCTGGCAAGATTGGGCCTTAGGCGTATTATACACAAAGATAGCCACCGCTGTGACAATGATGGGACCCGATTGGCGAATACGTCTCGCTATCGAGCGGGCATATAACGATGGAATAAGGGAAATGGATTTGAAGTTTGTTGTCAAAGAATTGGCAGCTCCCGTTATATGTTGTTTTGGTCTTGCCCTCGCGGTTCCTTACGCCGTGGCCTACGGAATAGTTCCGCTTTTCGTGACAAATCTGCAGACCCAGATCCTCATTGCCAGACGTTTAtatccttttcttcttttggTGAATCTGATCTGTGTAGTGATCTATTTTCAGATACGCCAATTCAAGAAACTGTACGAGCATATTAAGAACGACAAGTATCTCGTAGGGCAAAGGCTCGTCAACTACGAACACCGTAACAAATCGCAACAACATCAATCACAGAGGTCGAGCTAA
- the LOC140666006 gene encoding DIS3-like exonuclease 2, with protein sequence MPRYSLPKADKMKKVRLSSQRKKHYNVMSCKNKQKNDAQKTVLGSLTKETLVTNELVEFVAQFAIKLKVSPTLQSMRWKDTKYRKISTDENEVQAASNFSGAVEDNMRYFTQYENTSQISLSPTSQAKTKNHLTSATQHRNKLMKERRKDNSTLITSTDDKCKIKSLITTQVTTPDKLTKKCWKKNKMETIVINESSTDNVSKEHYHKSKDIIKESTIKKGQNAQKTLKTKTIFSDYISVSKMKKILKKQIFNNVQYVKGNLRVNPTSYKYAYLRMESEGERDLLIIGAHNRNRAFDGDLVVAQINPEKYWYKFPDGQIQKTGKVVCLLEKVHSRRAIGFLRKKDSLVLFHPRDRRVPLVIPESIPSLYHSQPDHYKNTMFLVSIDSWEQLYASGRILSVVGEVGEIEAELQAIILEHNLDVSPYQKELLEELPSSDYILTDDDIKDREDWRHECIFTIDPATAVDIDDAVSCKVLDNGNYEVGVHISDVTHYLKFSSPLDVEVSKRATTIYLPHKTYHMLPEKFCQVCSLSAGKDRLSFSVIWEMTPNAEIVKHRFAKTIIRSCCQMSYDMAQAMIENQEETQSKEFLDIKGNYTVSSLSDVVNNLFKLSSQLRNKRFDNGALRLDQPKLQICMDSTLSQEHGIPIPVNYCLEERKESKSLIEEFMLLANVTVAEKLYTAIPETALLRIHRDPSKYSLNIVCDTLRKYGIHLDCETARSLQTSIRRYDPEYNNAISVSNSMKYIIMVIINLCSKTMMRAEYVCASTISSLQNLRHYALNMPLYTHFTSPIRRYSDCIVHRLLYAAIGNKSLPKKWTAKLCSKLAGNCNVKKYSAKLVQEQSTELLFAYMVGLAGGFEASAIVLYVKEEGIEIILCDTGIKLKIDLKEMEHTATIKYLVNCVPTIIVNWKEPFVVQEINLFSLVHVRVEKIEGLRLKATLLPSQQ encoded by the exons ATGCCTAGATATTCACTGCCGAAAGCTGATAAAATGAAGAAGGTGCGACTTTCATCTCAACGTAAAAAACATTACAATGTTATGTCGTGCAAAAATAAGCAAAAGAACGATGCGCAGAAAACTGTGTTAGGATCCTTAACAAAAGAAACATTAGTTACTAACGAATTAGTGGAATTTGTTGCACAGTTTGCGATTAAACTTAAAGTTTCTCCCACTCTTCAATCGATGAGATGGAAAGATACAAAGTACCGTAAGATTTCAACGGATGAAAATGAGGTACAAGCAGCATCCAATTTTTCGGGAGCTGTAGAAGATAATATgagatattttacacaatatgAAAATACATCTCAAATCTCTTTGAGTCCTACATCGCAAgcaaaaactaaaaatcatCTTACTAGTGCTACGCAACATAGGAATAAACTTAtgaaagaaaggagaaaagaCAATAGTACTTTGATAACTTCTACTGAcgacaaatgtaaaattaagaGTTTAATTACAACTCAG GTCACGACACCTGATAAATTGACAAAGAAATGttggaagaaaaataagatgGAAACGATAGTAATAAATGAATCAAGTACAGATAATGTATCGAAAGAACATTATCATAAGAGCAAAgacataataaaagaaagtacAATAAAGAAAGGACAAAATGCACAAAAAACGCTGAAAACAAAGACAATATTTTCAGATTATATATCTGTAtcaaaaatgaagaaaattttaaaaaagcaaatttttaataatgtacaatatGTAAAAGGGAACCTTCGTGTGAATCCTACTTCTTATAAATATGCTTACTTACGTATGGAAAGTGAAGGAGAAcgcgatttattaattattggtGCTCATAACAGAAATCGTGCTTTTGATGGAGATTTAGTCGTGGCGCAAATAAATCCTGAAAAATATTGGTATAAATTTCCTGATggacaaatacaaaaaactggTAAAGTTGTGTGTTTATTAGAGAAGGTACATTCAAGAAGAGCAATTggatttttgagaaaaaaagattcccTTGTACTGTTTCATCCAAGAGATCGAAGAGTACCATTAGTAATTCCTGAATCGATACCATCTTTATATCACAGCCAACCTGACCATTATAAGAATACGATGTTTCTTGTTAGTATCGATTCCTGGGAACAATTATATGCATCCGG GCGAATTCTTTCAGTAGTCGGTGAAGTTGGCGAAATAGAAGCAGAGTTACAGGCAATAATACTTGAACATAATTTAGATGTATCGCCTTATCAAAAAGAGCTATTGGAAGAACTTCCAAGtagtgattatattttaacagatGATGATATAAAGGATAGGGAGGATTGGAGGCATGAATGTATTTTCACAATAGATCCGGCAACAGCTGTCGATATCGATGATGCTGTTTCTTGTAAAGTCTTGGACAATGGAAACTATGAA gTTGGAGTACATATATCAGATgttacacattatttaaaattctcctCACCATTAGATGTGGAAGTTTCTAAACGAGCTACTACCATTTATTTACCACATAAAACTTACCACATGTTACCAGAAAAGTTCTGTCAAGTTTGTTCCTTATCAGCTGGTAAAGATAGATTATCTTTTTCCGTAATCTGGGAAATGACACCAAATGCTGAAATTGTGAAACACCGTTTTGCAAAAACTATAATAAGATCATGTTGTCAAATGTCTTATGACATGGCTCAAGCCATGATTGAAAATCAAGAAGAGACTCAATCCAAAGAGTTTCTTGatataaaaggaaattatACAGTATCATCATTGTCTGATGtagtgaataatttatttaaattatccaGTCAATTACGAAATAAACGATTCGATAACGGTGCACTCAGATTAGATCAACCAAAGTTACAGATCTGTATGGATAGCACGCTCAGTCAAGAGCACGGAATTCCAATACCTGTAAATTATTGTCTAGAGGAAAGGAAAGAGAGTAAGAG TCTTATAGAAGAATTTATGCTGCTAGCAAACGTAACAGTCGctgaaaaattgtatacagCGATTCCTGAAACAGCTTTATTACGTATTCATAGAGATCCGTCCAAATATTCTCTTAATATAGTTTGTGATACCTTGCGAAAATATGGAATTCATTTGGATTGCGAAACAGCTAGAAGCTTACAGACCAGCATTCGTCGCTACGATCcagaatataataatgctaTTTCAGTTAGCAattctatgaaatatattataatggtTATCATAAATCTGTGTTCAAAGACTATGATG cgtGCAGAATACGTATGCGCGTCCACCATTTCTTCATTGCAAAACTTGAGACATTACGCATTAAACATGCCGCTTTACACGCACTTTACTTCTCCTATTCGTAGATATTCCGATTGTATAGTTCATCGTTTGCTCTATGCAGCAATAGGAAATAAATCTTTACCAAAGAAATGGACAGCTAAGTTGTGTTCAAA ATTAGCAGGCAATTGCAATGTGAAGAAGTACAGTGCAAAACTAGTGCAAGAACAAAGTACGGAATTATTGTTTGCATATATGGTAGGTCTTGCAGGTGGTTTTGAAGCTTCAGCTATTGTATTGTATGTGAAGGAAGAGGGAATAGAAATTATTCTCTGTGATACTggcataaaattgaaaatagacCTTAAAGAAATGGAACATACTGCCACAATAAAGTATTTAGTAAATTGTGTACCAactataattgttaattggaAAGAACCTTTCGTTGTACAG GAGATCAATTTGTTTAGTTTGGTACATGTACGAGTAGAGAAAATTGAAGGATTGCGCTTAAAAGCAACTCTTTTACCATCACAACAGTAA
- the Vps52 gene encoding vacuolar protein sorting-associated protein 52 homolog: protein MAEMDNNEEQLPQNLGDDVVQEVLKTGTDLRQYSRQIEKELKEVENKSIQDYIKESQNIASLHNQIAACDNILEKMESMLMNFQSDLGSISSEILYLQRKSVAMSQQLSNRQAIRGPLSQFIEDMTVTEALIIGIMDCPVTEKEFLIQLQTLNHKINFVKEQSFKDAKSCLDVMDILEKLKLKAMAKIRTYLLEQIYKFRKPMTNYQVPQNNMLKYKFFFEFVLANERNVAEEICGEYIDTMSKIYYSYFKSYSMRLMKLQFEERATKDDLMGIEDTASRGIFHKTTLKHKGTVFSIDTRGEVLSSQLEASIIVPHTASKTRYHYEALFRSEQYALVDNACREYLFLIEFFKARNAQALDIFNQVMGKTLNLMTKNLQLFVDDCYDTIALFLCLHLVMRYQLMCHKRAVPALDKYWETLTAIIWPRFQMVFQLNIQSIKDCDPLKLNKETGPHYITRRYAEFSAAMVSVVEGFPCEGATQLLAELREAVQCFLFRMAAIFQNRMQQLIFLINNYDLVLGVLMERTRDNSKEAESFREQLNARSSEFVEEVLSPHFGGIIQLIKESEALIEKGQADDLKRHEGKALALVQSFTNNWKRALEEIHRQVLNSFPNLVLGGALVQRAMTQLVQYYHRLHKILPPNARTQLTNIHHIMVEIKKYKTNY from the exons ATGGCTGAGATGGACAACAACGAGGAGCAATTGCCTCAGAATCTTGGCGACGATGTCGTTCAAGAAGTTCTCAAGACCGGCACCGACCTACGCCAGTATTCCAGGCAAATCGAAAAGGAACTCAAGGAAGTCGAGAACAAGTCGATCCAAGATTATATCAAAGAGAGCCAGAATATAGCTAGTCTACACAATCAGATTGCCGCTTGCGATAATATCTTGGAG aaAATGGAATCGATGTTGATGAATTTTCAGTCAGATTTAGGAAGTATTAGCTCAgaaatactttatttacaaCGTAAATCCGTTGCTATGAGCCAGCAGCTATCTAATAGACAAGCGATACGTGGCCCGCTCAGTCAGTTTATCGAGGATATGACAGTGACTGAAGCTCTGATTAT TGGTATCATGGACTGTCCTGTGACTGAGAAGGAATTTCTAATCCAACTACAaactctaaatcataaaattaactttgtaAAAGAGCAAAGTTTCAAAGATGCAAAATCTTGTCTAGATGTGATGGATATACTAGAAAAGCTAAAGCTGAAGGCAATGGCAAAGATTAGGACATACTTACTAgagcaaatttataaatttaggaAGCCGATGACAAATTATCAAGTGCCACAGAACAACatgctaaaatataaatttttctttgagttTGTTTTGGCAAACGAAAGAAATGTAGCGGAGGAAATCTGTGGAGAATACATTGATACCAtgagcaaaatatattattcatatttcaagTCTTATTCGATGCGGCTGATGAAATTACAG tttgAAGAGAGAGCAACAAAAGATGATTTAATGGGAATTGAAGATACAGCAAGTAGAggtatatttcataaaacaaCGTTAAAGCATAAAGGTACTGTTTTTTCGATAGATACAAGGGGTGAGGTTTTATCCTCTCAATTGGAAGCATCTATAATTGTACCGCACACAGCCTCTAAGACACGa tatcaTTATGAAGCACTATTCAGAAGTGAACAATACGCTTTGGTTGATAATGCTTGCCGAGAATATTTGTTCCTGATTGAGTTTTTCAAGGCTCGTAATGCACAGGCATTAGATATTTTCAATCAA GTCATGGGAAAAACATTAAACCTTATGACGAAAAACTTGCAATTATTTGTCGACGATTGTTACGATACAATTGCTCTATTTCTTTGCTTGCATTTGGTGATGCGTTATCAATTGATGTGTCACAAAAGAGCTGTACCAGCATTGGATAAATATTGGGAGACTTTAACAGCCATAATTTGGCCTAG atttcaaATGGTGTTTCAGTTAAACATACAGAGTATAAAAGATTGTGACccattaaaattgaataaagaaaCTGGTCCACATTAT ATTACTAGAAGATATGCGGAATTTAGTGCAGCAATGGTAAGTGTAGTTGAGGGATTCCCTTGCGAAGGAGCAACTCAATTACTAGCAGAACTGAGAGAAGCTGTACAATGCTTCTTATTTAGAATGGCAGCCATATTTCAAAACCGTATGcagcaattaatatttcttatcaataattatgatCTGGTACTTGGAGTATTAATG gagAGAACACGAGACAATTCCAAGGAAGCGGAAAGCTTTCGAGAGCAATTAAACGCGCGTTCCTCTGAATTTGTCGAGGAAGTCTTGAGCCCGCATTTTGGTGGTATAATCCAGCTGATAAAAGAATCCGAGGCTCTGATTGAAAAGGGTCAAGCCGATGACTTGAAACGGCACGAGGGGAAAGCACTGGCTTTAGTACAATCTTTCACAAACAATTGGAAACGAGCGTTAGAAGAGATACATCGGCAGGTATTAAACTCGTTTCCCAATTTGGTGCTCGGCGGCGCGCTAGTGCAACGCGCGATGACGCAATTGGTACAATATTATCATCGtcttcataaaatattgcCGCCGAATGCGCGTACGCAACTTACAAACATCCATCATATAATGgtggaaattaaaaagtataagacAAATTATTAG